The following proteins are encoded in a genomic region of Cercospora beticola chromosome 8, complete sequence:
- a CDS encoding uncharacterized protein (BUSCO:EOG092621CK), whose product MASYTFPPRLAEASTTHGDNSNSPPQRLPNGSTHHARASSMHLSPPQRPAEATSVYMNGNGSYAHLKSASTTTLYTHAERSNEATPQASPVDESRRLSPQISDILAQQHNHHPFAPFGHDTHSNHDHHSLHPAHAHSHSEPLSPMKRPTRPRGESDLGRPAGSLHPQLQKASPSWFSLPEALTSLLIPLPYMLASAAYHPAGFVEDGLPPLSAYERLQKSVLEDGAAGHKELLVRRGCGFVEACTLTSGTLLLLGVAAKIRGSDRVLDRRKEKAEAASTEGLVTPASAQRILRRSLAIGLPFYASMQIGGMRTGIALLMTVASGLTSTDMLHRPTWIDWQQILKMRKASIAVLLLGLLLDLSGVTFKAAPSDILLGYFALACSIFFIPPPLPSAGISAFSSQPASAVTPTTPLTGRSWSYTVSSSIVSSTNEINLTIAAGVIMSILTLLSSGLLAASPSTTPLAIVFTTLSIASSVVAVLAGRPSALRTPRMAGLGISCFTFALFAFLFSPSLWPGTILNGGLSALSYFSVLYDTQLSTAHQHHHDHAHDHAHKTQTHNQTGQPASGLTKYLLRNCEPGSLMHGILSEKDSRRIAYFTCLNFGFMIVQGIYGYLSGSLGLLSDTVHMFFDCLGLVVGLGAAVASKWPTSPERPYGWGKLNTLAGFGNGIFLMLVSVEFIWEAMEGIVEGKELRHVQELLVVSTLGFLVNMVGLFAFGHAHHGHDHGGHSHGHSHGHSHDHSHGHSHAQSHDHGHSHDHSHSHGHSHQNSVHSHKANDSSGTNGDISGYCDHKHEKKEAAHSHDHGDDEHNENMHGIFLHVAADAGGSLAVILSTAMTLWKPWYLWDPLATIIIAILIFAAAVPLVISSGQKLLLVIPDTLEYEIKNTLQELGEIRGVVGYAVPRFWIDDRDEDGDGGGHHHGHSHSHAHGHDHGGGGGGLKKKKVQGVIHVIANPAADLDDVRHRVDEFLRERRMDVVIHVEREGEGSLCWCGGGAAGTARNSGSGF is encoded by the exons ATGGCAAGCTACACCTTTCCACCCCGGCTCGCGGAAGCCTCGACGACCCACGGCGATAACAGCAACAGCCCGCCGCAGCGCCTGCCCAATGGCTCGACACACCACGCAAGGGCGAGTTCAATGCACTTGTCCCCGCCGCAGCGGCCGGCAGAGGCGACGAGCGTGTACATGAATGGCAACGGCAGCTACGCGCACCTCAAATCGGCCAGCACGACCACGCTGTACACCCATGCCGAACGCTCAAACGAAGCTACGCCGCAAGCTTCGCCTGTCGACGAAAGCAGACGCCTGTCACCCCAGATCTCCGACATTCTGGCTCAGCAGCACAACCACCACCCGTTCGCTCCATTTGGCCACGATACACATTCCAACCACGACCACCACTCGCTCCACCCCGCGCACGCCCACTCCCACAGCGAGCCGCTGTCGCCCATGAAAAGGCCAACGAGGCCACGCGGCGAATCCGATCTGGGCAGACCTGCAGGCTCCCTCCACCCACAACTGCAAAAGGCATCGCCGTCATGGTTCTCGCTGCCAGAGGCTCTGACGAGCTTGCTGATACCCTTGCCGTACATGCTGGCGTCAGCAGCATATCATCCGGCTGGCTTTGTCGAAGATGGACTACCTCCGCTCTCCGCATACGAAAGACTACAAAAGTCAGTACTCGAGGACGGTGCTGCGGGACATAAGGAGCTACTGGTGAGGAGAGGCTGCGGGTTCGTGGAAGCATGTACGCTTACGAGTGGAACATTGCTATTGTTGGGCGTAGCAGCCAAGATAAGAGGTTCAGATCGAGTCCTGGACAGGCGGAAagagaaggcagaggcagCTTCGACGGAGGGACTCGTTACACCTGCATCGGCTCAGCGCATCCTGCGTCGAAGCTTAGCGATTGGTCTTCCTTTCTATGCGTCCATGCAAATCGGAGGCATGCGGACAGGCATCGCGCTGTTGATGACTGTGGCTTCTGGACTGACCAGTACGGACATGCTGCACAGGCCGACCTGGATCGATTGGCAACAAATTCTCAAGATGCGGAAAGCGTCGATAGCTGTCCTTCTTCTGGGCCTATTGTTGGATCTCAGCGGTGTCACTTTCAAGGCTGCACCCTCTGACATATTGCTTGGATACTTCGCATTGGCGTGCTctatcttcttcatcccgcCCCCTCTACCCTCTGCAGGCATATCCGCTTTCTCCTCGCAGCCAGCGAGCGCTGTCACGCCAACAACCCCACTGACCGGGCGGTCCTGGTCTTATACTGTTTCCTCTTCTATTGTATCATCTACAAACGAGATCAACTTGACAATCGCAGCGGGCGTGATCATGTCGATATTGACATTGCTTAGCTCGGGACTCCTTGCAGCATCGCCTTCGACAACTCCACTCGCGATCGTCTTTACCACGCTGTCTATCGCCTCCTCGGTAGTAGCAGTACTCGCAGGACGCCCTTCAGCACTTCGAACCCCGCGCATGGCAGGGCTTGGTATCAGCTGTTTCACTTTTGCGCTCTTCGCATTTCTTTTCTCACCTTCCCTCTGGCCAGGGACAATTTTGAATGGCGGTCTTTCAGCGCTTTCATATTTCAGCGTTTTGTACGATACGCAGCTGAGCAcggctcatcagcatcatcacgaCCACGCTCACGATCATGCACATAAAACGCAAACGCATAACCAGACCGGGCAACCCGCATCTGGTCTCACGAAATATTTGTTACGAAATTGCGAGCCGGGCTCGCTGATGCACGGCATTTTGAGCGAGAAGGATTCACGCCGAATAGCGTATTTTACATG CCTCAATTTCGGCTTCATGATCGTGCAAGGGATCTATGGATACCTCAGTGGGTCACTTGGCTTGCTCAGTGACACTGTCCACATGTTCTTCGACTGCCTAGGCCTTGTGGTCGGTTTGGGTGCTGCAGTGGCTTCCAAATGGCCGACGAGCCCGGAGCGACCTTACGGCTGGGGCAAGCTTAACACTCTCGCCGGCTTCGGTAACGGTATCTTTCTAATGCTGGTCAGTGTGGAGTTCATTTGGGAAGCTATGGAGGGTATTGTGGAAGGCAAAGAGCTGCGCCATGTCCAGGAACTTCTGGTCGTGAGCACGCTGGGTTTTTTGGTGAACATGGTGGGTCTCTTTGCATTCGGGCATGCGCATCACGGACACGACCATGGCGGTCACTCGCACGGACATTCCCACGGACATTCTCACGATCATTCGCACGGCCATTCCCACGCTCAGTCGCACGACCACGGCCACTCACACGACCATTCGCACTCGCACGGACATTCACATCAGAATTCGGTACATAGCCACAAAGCGAACGACTCCTCGGGCACCAACGGAGACATCTCCGGATACTGCGACCACAAgcacgagaagaaagaggcaGCTCACTCGCACGAtcatggcgacgatgaacaTAACGAAAACATGCACGGCATTTTCCTACACGTCGCAGCTGACGCCGGAGGCTCTCTCGCCGTTATCCTCAGTACAGCAATGACACTCTGGAAACCTTGGTATCTCTGGGATCCCCTTGCGACAATCATCATCGCTATTCTGATCTTCGCCGCTGCCGTCCCACTCGTCATCAGCTCCGGTCAGAAACTCCTCCTTGTCATCCCTGATACCCTCGAATATGAAATCAAAAACACATTACAAGAACTCGGCGAAATTCGCGGCGTGGTTGGATACGCTGTTCCGAGATTTTGGATCGACGATCgggacgaggatggcgatggaggaggacaTCATCATGGCCATAGCCATAGTCACGCACATGGACATGATcatggaggtggtggaggaggattgaagaagaaaaaggTACAAGGTGTGATTCATGTCATTGCCAATCCGGCGGCGGATTTGGATGATGTGAGACATCGCGTTGATGAGTTtttgagggagaggaggatggaTGTTGTTATTCATGTGGAGAGGGAGGGTGAGGGGTCGTTGTGTTGGTGTGGTGGGGGTGCGGCGGGGACGGCGAGGAATAGTGGGAGTGGGTTCTGA
- the NCS1 gene encoding Neuronal calcium sensor 1 (BUSCO:EOG09264RR2): protein MADTPKVELPVFDIVPDEPLSADSTAEQEPSQSQERRGSIATSHHARPRPYHIPRYVSQTYPQFKAKQECALRIGIKDLEHQITKSTGVSHLEMELDKLTVHHKTSQSKLSQQELVDLQKATHFDKKELQQWYKGFLKDCPSGMLTKSEFQKIYKQFFPFGDPSSFADYVFNVFDADKSGSIDFKEFICALSVTSRGKMEDKLDWAFQLYDIDGDGKISYDEMLAIVEAIYKMVGSMVKLPEDEDTPEKRVKKIFRMMDKDENGSLDMAEFKEGSKRDETIVSALSLYDGLV, encoded by the exons ATGGCCGACACTCCCAAGGTTGAGCTCCCGGTCTTCGACATCGTTCCAGACGAACCACTGTCAGCCGATAGTACCGCCGAACAAGAACCGTCGCAGTCGCAAGAGCGAAGAGGCAGTATAGCAACGAGCCACCATGCCCGACCACGTCCATACCATATCCCGCGCTACGTCTCGCAGACCTACCCTCAGTTCAAGGCCAAACAGGAGTGTGCCCTCAGGATCGGCATAAAGGACCTCGAGCACCAGATCACCAAGAGCACAGGCGTGTCGCATTTGGAAATGGAACTCGACAAGCTAACCGTTCATCACAAAACCAGTCAGAGTAAACTGTCGCAGCAAGAGCTTGTCGACCTACAAAAAGCCACACATTTTGACAAGAAGGAATTGCAACAATGGTATAAAG GCTTCCTAAAAGACTGCCCCTCCGGCATGCTCACCAAATCCGAATTCCAAAAAATTTACAAACAATTCTTCCCCTTTGGCGACCCTTCCTCCTTCGCCGACTACGTCTTCAACGTCTTCGACGCCGACAAATCCGGCAGCATCGACTTCAAAGAATTCATCTGCGCCCTCTCCGTCACCTCGCGCGGCAAAATGGAAGACAAACTCGACTGGGCCTTCCAATTATACGATATCGACGGCGACGGCAAAATCAGCTACGATGAAATGCTCGCCATTGTCGAGGCGATATATAAAATGGTCGGCAGTATGGTCAAGTTGcccgaggatgaggatacGCCAGAGAAGAGGGTGAAGAAGATTTTCAGGATGATGGATAAGGATGAGAATGGGAGTTTGGATATGGCCGAATTCAAG GAGGGAAGTAAACGAGACGAAACGATCGTATCGGCTTTGTCATTATACGATGGATTGGTATGA
- a CDS encoding uncharacterized protein (BUSCO:EOG09260KCB), with product MSNPYFDRVISPMSSEPGGSILSPPTPSTPTATAGNKSNALQNRVTSVLSASYADLEIRDALSILDERGLQNTADTRRNLRLDVQEELIQCNGEFIHDFGKVAEQLKRIGTAIANLNASCVEMRKHVTASSRETGPMLDEAKSILTERRQVETKQQLLDAFTKHFIVSDADLATLTSTAEPVNDDFFRIMTRVKKIHEDSQVLLGSENERLGLEILEQSSRQLNSTYQKLYRWVQREFKSLDLENPQISAAIRRALRVLAERPTLFQNCLDFFAEARENILSNNFYSALTGAPVDADHPVLGKAIELSAHDPLRYVSDMLAWAHSATVSEREALEVLFISEGDEIAKSIQAGIESEPWSRADGEGAALPFDGRKALNELVDRDLAGVFRQLKQRTEQVVQSHEDATLAYKISNLVNFYAGIFTNLLGESSALLEILRPLSDSALRAFRSTMRDHVANLQTDFALSTDDLAPADFLIDALETLKVLMKSYDTSVANVSLAQRIQGFQPILQEALDPFLAGCENITTRLRKPNSHIFALNCLLATKEVLGAYSFADQSEALQPKIDAHEQELTQSMHRWFLKQSGLELLADNITSTDDLASSYKDPGQIISVAQQLDAFLPTATEDARAFLAQLENKTLARRIIENAAEIFCEDFLEIETLVVQADELRMKQVNGDVEEEVWLREVFPRTEDEIRVLLS from the coding sequence ATGTCGAATCCCTACTTTGACCGCGTCATTTCGCCCATGAGCAGTGAGCCTGGCGGGTCTATTCTCTCTCCGCCCACGCCTTCCACGCCAACTGCAACTGCTGGCAACAAGTCCAATGCCCTGCAAAACAGGGTCACGAGTGTACTCTCAGCCTCCTATGCAGACCTCGAAATCAGAGATGCACTTAGCATCTTGGATGAGAGGGGCTTGCAGAACACCGCCGACACCCGACGAAATCTCCGCCTCGATGTGCAAGAGGAGCTAATTCAATGCAATGGAGAATTCATCCACGATTTTGGCAAGGTTGCCGAGCAGCTCAAGCGAATTGGGACTGCCATTGCAAATCTCAATGCCAGCTGTGTGGAAATGCGAAAGCACGTCACAGCCTCCAGCCGCGAGACTGGTCCGATGCTCGATGAAGCAAAGTCCATTCTGACAGAGAGACGTCAGGTCGAGACCAAACAGCAACTGCTCGATGCCTTCACGAAGCATTTCATCGTGTCAGATGCTGACCTTGCCACTTTGACCTCTACTGCGGAGCCGGTCAATGACGACTTCTTCCGAATTATGACCAGAGTCAAGAAGATTCACGAAGATTCGCAGGTTCTGCTTGGCTCCGAAAATGAGCGCTTAGGGCTCGAAATTCTGGAACAAAGCTCACGACAGCTCAATTCGACATATCAGAAGCTGTACAGATGGGTGCAGCGTGAGTTCAAGTCACTGGATCTGGAAAATCCGCAAATCAGCGCCGCCATTAGACGAGCACTACGAGTGCTGGCCGAGAGACCAACGCTGTTTCAAAATTGTCTGGACTTCTTCGCAGAAGCTCGAGAAAACATCTTGTCGAACAACTTCTATTCCGCTCTCACAGGCGCACCTGTCGATGCAGATCATCCAGTCCTTGGCAAGGCTATCGAGCTGTCGGCTCACGACCCCCTCCGATATGTCAGTGACATGCTAGCATGGGCACATTCGGCCACCGTGTCCGAAAGGGAGGCTCTCGAGGTGCTCTTCATCTCCGAAGGTGACGAAATCGCGAAGAGCATTCAAGCTGGCATTGAAAGCGAGCCATGGTCTCGCGCCGATGGCGAGGGTGCTGCATTGCCATTCGATGGTCGCAAAGCACTCAATGAATTGGTGGACCGAGATCTTGCTGGCGTTTTCCGACAGCTGAAGCAGCGAACTGAACAAGTTGTACAGAGCCACGAAGATGCAACGCTGGCCTACAAGATCTCGAATCTCGTGAACTTCTATGCGGGCATCTTCACGAACCTGCTTGGGGAGAGCTCAGCGCTGCTCGAAATTCTTCGTCCACTCTCAGACAGTGCGCTTCGAGCGTTCAGATCTACGATGCGCGACCATGTTGCAAACTTGCAAACAGACTTCGCTCTTTCTACAGACGACCTTGCGCCTGCTGACTTTTTGATCGATGCATTGGAGACACTCAAGGTCTTGATGAAGAGCTATGACACATCAGTAGCCAACGTGAGCCTTGCACAACGCATTCAAGGCTTCCAGCCAATTCTCCAGGAGGCCCTCGACCCGTTCTTGGCAGGCTGTGAGAACATCACGACGCGACTGCGGAAACCAAACAGCCACATCTTTGCCCTCAACTGTCTTCTTGCTACCAAGGAAGTCCTCGGCGCCTACTCCTTCGCGGATCAGTCGGAAGCGCTACAGCCCAAGATTGACGCCCATGAACAAGAGCTCACTCAATCCATGCACAGATGGTTCCTGAAACAATCCGGCCTCGAATTGCTCGCGGACAATATCACCTCGACAGACGACCTCGCTTCATCGTACAAAGATCCTGGCCAAATCATTTCTGTCGCGCAGCAACTCGACGCTTTCCTACCCACTGCTACTGAAGACGCAAGAGCATTTCTTGCACAGCTAGAGAACAAGACTCTGGCTCGGAGGATTATTGAGAATGCAGCAGAGATCTTCTGCGAAGATTTCCTGGAGATTGAAACATTGGTCGTACAGGCTGATGAGCTGAGGATGAAGCAGGTCAACGGAgacgtggaagaggaggtgtGGTTGCGAGAAGTCTTTCCCAGGACTGAGGACGAGATCAGAGTGTTGTTGAGTTGA
- a CDS encoding uncharacterized protein (BUSCO:EOG09260W9L), which produces MELEYSPRHSPGGSMHMLSPTHPRSPQFDGFTTIRQIRRSLSRSPSKPSRFALLTKGNTPNAPMSPAPRSPSGLSRAYSVDQTHIDTRSKTSAQRSGAARTRSRKTSPNSPLRRALSDNVNHANVNARYSTRRASTEQDQENMDCSEDSVKAVPDLRATDPIKLDFGRPGPEKFLQPIMREHASPMKSSPLKRSDGVMNLEAASFGSPRSSKRRSLHSASSIDFNIFEQSFDGAQYDGSGPTEDDGDKEAAPTFTWNMAQPSSPPRRPFSLRKTTLSQRAGSGRKNLFADSMRDSVMSPSMTRTRSRFSLDGSLPLRTSDADSPFRRSSASDPPVLFPAPSQKSLQSAAKPHPLSHALTPSSSTSSVSDDGTTPPGEPPVAPTESFMAMPMDAPRKLPGFSKSLPLGALRPKLPDGPPNDAHATPASYNMAKPLPQAFMSTGLISKKHRHIDGGPEALFKSTNMPDTPSKKQPLMHFGGSPAPSALGKLARPMHEFGSPSTPFNGRISKISPETFGKGVNIFGSNTNQPQLTRKSSFISLDGDEPIDSPTRHLDGQAIGDDLPPTPTKSTTSVPRPQSKGKSNSLRSSLFGRRTSLGPDTFASPADREQSPAAEDESPSPMAIKQIERKQSPHTPFESFTPPDPSSLSISVENRASLPFNSCSFPPATPTGPRGDSFAFSLGQSNATSGYFQNDVDTSLTSRFGQVKSVGTGEFSQVYKVEKPLHVSAKQQNSSPGRLVYAVKKARKPYTGVKDRQRKMQEVVVLRAMQGHEHIVQLVDHWESKNHLYIQTEYCENGNFMDFLTVAGDKGRLDDFRIWKILLELSQGLKAIHDQNFIHLDLKPANIFIDWEGLLKIGDFGMASTWPAPADLDGEGDREYIGPEVLSGRFDKPADIFSLGMIMLEIAGNIELPENGASWQRLRAGDLSDLPSLTWSSDSLPRDDSGDPINLLNGLSTESLVTSQHGDDDDLSFLRPAPPPKAARNHDLVTPPKFMVDSTDDGALEKIVQWMISPDPDQRPTVDQLLSVHGVQWVERRRRAGATVYEGTWGPADDVLNHGQQDDVEMMDI; this is translated from the exons ATGGAGCTCGAGTACTCCCCGCGCCACTCGCCTGGAGGCTCGATGCACATGCTGTCGCCTACCCACCCGCGGAGTCCACAATTTGACGGCTTCACGACCATCCGGCAAATTCGTCGCTCACTGTCTCGCTCGCCATCCAAGCCCTCGAGGTTCGCACTCTTGACTAAGGGTAACACACCGAATGCGCCCATGTCACCCGCGCCGCGGTCGCCATCGGGACTCAGTCGTGCGTACAGTGTAGACCAAACCCATATCGACACGCGCAGCAAGACCTCAGCTCAGCGTTCTGGGGCAGCACGAACACGATCGCGCAAAACATCGCCTAACAGCCCGCTGCGACGCGCGCTCAGCGACAATGTCAATCACGCCAACGTAAACGCTCGCTACTCAACGCGCCGGGCATCCACAGAGCAAGACCAGGAGAACATGGATTGCTCCGAAGACTCAGTGAAGGCTGTACCAGACCTCCGCGCCACAGACCCCATCAAACTCGACTTCGGCAGGCCAGGACCTGAAAAGTTTCTCCAGCCCATCATGCGAGAGCATGCATCGCCGATGAAGTCGAGTCCGCTAAAGCGAAGCGATGGAGTCATGAATTTGGAGGCTGCAAGCTTTGGAAGCCCTCGCAGTAGCAAGCGTAGGAGCTTGCACAGCGCATCCAGCATTGACTTCAACATCTTTGAGCAAAGCTTCGATGGCGCACAATACGATGGCTCCGGGCCCACAGAAGACGACGGGGACAAGGAGGCTGCACCCACTTTCACCTGGAACATGGCTCAACCTAGCTCACCGCCAAGACGGCCTTTCAGTCTGCGTAAGACCACCTTGTCGCAGCGAGCGGGCTCTGGTCGCAAGAATCTGTTCGCAGACTCCATGCGCGATTCTGTCATGAGTCCTTCAATGACCCGAACACGTTCGAGATTCTCACTCGATGGTTCGCTGCCATTGCGCACTTCCGACGCGGACTCCCCATTCAGAAGGAGCTCTGCGAGCGACCCTCCAGTCCTGTTTCCCGCACCCTCACAAAAATCTCTCCAGTCAGCAGCCAAGCCACATCCACTGTCTCATGCCCTGACGCCATCGTCTTCTACCTCGAGCGTGTCAGATGATGGGACAACGCCTCCTGGAGAACCACCAGTTGCGCCAACTGAGAGCTTCATGGCAATGCCCATGGATGCACCAAGAAAACTTCCTGGATTTTCGAAATCACTTCCTCTCGGTGCTCTCCGCCCGAAGCTACCAGATGGACCTCCGAATGATGCGCATGCTACGCCTGCAAGCTACAACATGGCGAAGCCATTGCCACAAGCATTCATGTCCACGGGGCTGATCTCCAAGAAGCATCGCCACATTGACGGCGGTCCAGAGGCCCTCTTCAAGAGCACCAACATGCCAGACACGCCATCAAAGAAACAGCCGCTAATGCATTTCGGCGGCAGTCCAGCGCCATCTGCTTTGGGAAAACTTGCCCGTCCTATGCATGAATTCGGAAGCCCGAGTACACCTTTCAACGGCAGGATTTCCAAGATCTCGCCCGAGACGTTCGGGAAAGGCGTCAACATCTTCGGATCAAACACCAATCAGCCTCAGTTGACCCGCAAGAGCTCTTTTATCAGTCTTGATGGAGACGAACCCATCGATTCGCCGACTCGCCATCTGGATGGTCAGGCGATCGGTGACGATCTTCCACCCACGCCAACCAAATCCACAACTTCGGTGCCCAGGCCTCAGTCTAAGGGCAAGAGTAACAGCTTGCGCAGCAGTTTGTTTGGAAGGAGAACCTCACTTGGTCCGGACACGTTTGCCTCCCCCGCTGACCGCGAACAGTCACCAGCGGCAGAGGACGAAT CACCGAGCCCCATGGCAATCAAGCAGATTGAGCGTAAGCAATCTCCGCACACGCCGTTTGAGTCCTTCACGCCTCCAGACCCAAGCAGTCTGTCGATATCCGTGGAAAACCGGGCCTCTTTACCATTCAACAGCTGCAGTTTCCCACCCGCGACTCCCACTGGACCTCGTGGCGATTCTTTTGCCTTCAGTCTGGGACAGAGCAACGCGACATCTGGCTATTTCCAGAATGACGTGGATACGTCGCTCACCTCGCGATTCGGGCAGGTCAAGTCCGTTGGCACTGGCGAGTTCTCGCAAGTCTACAAGGTCGAGAAGCCCCTTCACGTGTCGGCAAAGCAGCAAAATTCGAGCCCGGGCCGTCTTGTGTACGCCGTCAAAAAAGCCAGGAAGCCCTACACTGGTGTCAAAGATCGTCAGCGCAAAATGCAAGAGGTGGTCGTTCTGCGTGCGATGCAAGGTCATGAGCATATCGTGCAATTGGTCGATCACTGGGAGTCTAAGAACCATCTCTACATTCAGACCGAATACTGTGAGAATGGCAATTTCATGGACTTCCTGACAGTAGCGGGCGACAAGGGCAGACTCGATGACTTCCGCATCTGGAAGATCTTGCTGGAGTTGTCGCAAGGGCTGAAGGCTATCCACGATCAGAACTTCATCCATCTCGACCTCAAGCCCGCcaacatcttcatcgactggGAAGGTCTCCTCAAGATTGGCGATTTCGGCATGGCGAGCACATGGCCAGCACCTGCCGATCTcgacggcgaaggcgatcGCGAGTACATCGGCCCCGAGGTACTCTCTGGCCGCTTCGACAAGCCCGCCGACATCTTCTCGCTCGGTATGATCATGCTTGAGATTGCCGGTAACATCGAACTTCCCGAAAATGGCGCTTCGTGGCAACGTCTTCGTGCTGGTGACCTCAGCGATCTGCCGAGCTTGACATGGAGTTCCGACAGCCTGCCCAGAGATGATTCGGGTGATCCGATCAATCTGCTGAACGGATTGTCGACTGAATCGCTTGTCACCTCACAGCatggcgatgacgatgatctgAGCTTCCTGCGACCGGCGCCACCGCCCAAGGCTGCGCGCAACCATGACTTGGTCACCCCGCCCAAGTTCATGGTGGATTCCACTGATGACGGAGCTCTTGAGAAGATTGTGCAATGGATGATCTCTCCAGACCCAGATCAGCGACCGACCGTGGATCAGCTCTTATCCGTACATGGCGTGCAGTGGGTTGAGCGACGCCGCCGTGCAGGCGCCACCGTGTACGAAGGCACATGGGGACCGGCCGACGATGTTCTGAACCATGGCCAACAGGACGATGTGGAAATGATGGACATATGA